One stretch of Arachis duranensis cultivar V14167 chromosome 1, aradu.V14167.gnm2.J7QH, whole genome shotgun sequence DNA includes these proteins:
- the LOC110275318 gene encoding uncharacterized protein LOC110275318, whose amino-acid sequence MPQARHRNCVMHMWKNFINRFKDLYIKEVVWEYARCTTVAKFKNCMERLKAVNQRAWEYLSKFEQETWVKAYFSHGPKVDNLTNNMCEMFNAKIINYRSKPILTMCEEIRCYLMRRMVNHKRVLENHPGKLAPVLQKRMDILVTPSTKWTAEWVGDNERKRFEVSRKGSKVDVDLIKYTCSCNRWQLTGMLCTLALAAIGKRHDKAEDYVLSAAAPNPANVAPAPTRVTRSTLVIAPPGATVTPFRPPAPTTTPPCKAPGKAPSMVNNTSRPKPSKCIPKQKIFRPSAPLVQGQSSTPLVAPAHQEVPQRTTPSDPTSREST is encoded by the exons ATGCCACAAGCTAGGCACAGGAACTGTGTCATGCACATGTGGAAGAACTTCATTAATAGGTTCAAGGACTTATACATAAAAGAGGTTGTCTGGGAGTATGCCAGATGCACAACAGTTGCGAAATTCAAGAACTGTATGGAAAGGCTGAAGGCAGTGAACCAGAGGGCTTGGGAGTACCTCTCCAAGTTTGAGCAAGAGACATGGGTCAAGGCATATTTCTCGCATGGGCCGAAGGTTGATAACCTCACTAACAACATGTGTGAGATGTTCAACGCCAAAATTATTAACTACCGCAGCAAGCCAATCCTCACTATGTGTGAAGAAATCAGGTGTTACCTGATGAGGAGGATGGTAAATCACAAGCGAGTATTGGAAAATCACCCAGGTAAACTAGCACCTGTACTGCAAAAAAGGATGGACATATTAGTAACTCCTAGCACAAAGTGGACGGCAGAGTGGGTTGgagataatgaaagaaaaaggttTGAGGTGAGCCGAAAAGGAAGCAAGGTTGATGTGGACCTCATTAAATACACCTGCTCCTGCAATCGATGGCAACTTACTG GGATGCTATGCACACTTGCACTTGCTGCTATTGGGAAGAGGCATGACAAGGCAGAAGATTAT GTTCTAAGTGCAGCCGCACCAAATCCTGCAAATGTTGCACCAGCTCCAACCAGGGTTACTAGATCCACACTTGTTATAGCACCTCCAGGAGCAACAGTCACTCCATTCAGGCCACCAGCCCCAACTACAACCCCTCCATGTAAAGCTCCAGGCAAGGCTCCATCAATGGTTAACAACACTTCTCGCCCAAAACCATCAAAATGCATACCAAAGCAGAAGATTTTTAGGCCATCGGCACCACTGGTTCAAGGACAGTCTAGCACACCGCTGGTAGCACCAGCTCATCAGGAAGTCCCCCAAAGAACAACACCAAGTGACCCAACATCTAGGGAATCAACATGA